A region from the Paludicola sp. MB14-C6 genome encodes:
- a CDS encoding ABC transporter ATP-binding protein gives MFQIRWIWQNMKGFRVRYIFALFSTVILAASCMGNSLIIGQIMDNVFTPISKGTAVTQELINTLIFWVVFLIVFTLCRTSFCYLSVMTYESCSQKLIYKLRGHLYKNMQCQDMHFYSQNRTGDLMTRLTGDMDMIRHTVAWVFRMIIDSIVLFTSTAICFIVLDPLLAGCVLIFTPVILIFTVKFGKKVGPLYVDLRERLSQLNTCAQENISGNRVVKAFAQEEQEINKFDKKNEDFKKANLKATMLWLKYCPYIDGFSQALSIAVLLVGGYFLIIGRISIGTFTVFNGLCWTLTNPMRMIGMLVNDLQRFFASASKIIELYYSRSTIASRHDAKNKEERIEGNITFKNVCFNMHNAEVLKNINLEIKKGETVAIMGSTGSGKTSLVNLIPRFMDIKKGELLIDEIPVNRWDLHKLRSSIGIATQDVFLFSDTVDGNIAYGDTKLSEEEVAKFAKAACVDFIEKLPQGFDTVIGERGTGLSGGQKQRIALARALAVKPSILILDDTTSAVDLETEKYIQNELNHLDFSCTKIIVAQRISTTKKADKVIVLDKGEIIQVGTHKELINQDGYYKEVYMLQNGQENSLGGVIHG, from the coding sequence ATGTTTCAAATCAGATGGATTTGGCAAAATATGAAGGGCTTTCGAGTCAGATACATATTTGCGCTTTTCTCAACCGTAATTTTGGCGGCATCCTGCATGGGTAACTCGCTTATTATCGGTCAAATTATGGACAACGTATTTACACCAATTTCTAAAGGGACTGCTGTTACTCAAGAATTGATTAACACACTTATTTTTTGGGTGGTCTTTTTAATTGTATTTACACTTTGCAGAACCTCATTTTGCTATTTGTCAGTAATGACATATGAAAGTTGTTCTCAAAAACTAATATATAAGTTACGTGGACACTTATATAAAAATATGCAATGTCAAGATATGCATTTTTACAGTCAAAACAGAACTGGTGACTTAATGACACGCTTAACCGGTGATATGGATATGATTCGTCATACTGTAGCGTGGGTATTTCGAATGATAATCGATTCCATCGTTTTATTTACATCTACCGCAATTTGCTTTATTGTTTTAGATCCTTTGCTTGCGGGTTGTGTGTTAATTTTTACTCCGGTTATTTTAATTTTTACAGTAAAGTTCGGAAAAAAAGTTGGTCCTCTCTATGTTGATTTGAGAGAAAGACTCTCTCAATTAAATACTTGTGCACAAGAAAATATATCAGGAAATCGTGTGGTAAAAGCATTTGCACAAGAAGAGCAAGAAATCAATAAATTTGATAAAAAGAATGAAGACTTCAAAAAAGCAAATTTAAAAGCAACCATGTTGTGGTTAAAATACTGCCCTTACATAGATGGATTTTCCCAAGCACTTTCTATTGCTGTTTTATTAGTAGGCGGCTACTTCTTGATTATTGGAAGAATATCCATTGGTACGTTTACTGTTTTTAATGGACTTTGTTGGACACTAACCAATCCAATGCGTATGATTGGTATGTTGGTAAATGACTTACAACGTTTCTTTGCAAGTGCTTCTAAAATTATTGAATTATACTATTCTCGTTCTACGATTGCGTCTCGTCATGATGCAAAAAATAAAGAAGAAAGAATAGAAGGAAATATCACATTTAAAAATGTTTGTTTTAACATGCATAATGCTGAAGTGTTGAAAAATATTAACCTCGAAATTAAAAAAGGTGAAACAGTTGCCATTATGGGCTCAACCGGATCCGGAAAAACTTCATTAGTTAATTTAATTCCTCGGTTTATGGATATTAAAAAAGGAGAATTATTAATTGACGAAATTCCCGTAAATCGTTGGGATTTACATAAGCTTCGTTCTTCTATTGGTATTGCAACACAAGATGTCTTTTTATTTTCCGATACGGTTGACGGAAATATTGCATATGGTGATACCAAATTAAGCGAAGAAGAAGTGGCCAAGTTTGCAAAAGCTGCTTGTGTTGATTTTATTGAAAAGCTTCCGCAAGGCTTTGATACGGTTATCGGTGAACGTGGAACAGGTCTTTCTGGTGGACAAAAACAAAGAATAGCGTTAGCACGTGCTTTGGCTGTTAAACCATCTATCTTAATTCTAGATGATACAACTTCTGCAGTAGACTTGGAAACAGAGAAGTATATTCAAAATGAATTGAATCATTTGGATTTTTCTTGCACAAAAATTATTGTTGCACAACGTATTTCTACCACCAAAAAAGCAGATAAAGTTATTGTATTAGATAAAGGTGAAATCATTCAAGTTGGAACTCATAAAGAATTGATTAACCAAGACGGATACTATAAAGAAGTGTATATGCTCCAAAATGGGCAAGAAAATAGCTTAGGGGGTGTTATACATGGCTAG
- a CDS encoding ABC transporter ATP-binding protein: MARNRFDIDETLESPFSLKHLKRAGKYIKKHAKKMILSMILSGLSAVAALCGPLLVEKGINVAIPHKDMKMLILLSIGLLLSIVISIAFAIMRSRYMTIVGQEIIYDIRKDLFEHLQKLPFQYYDDRPHGKILTRVINYVNNVSDLLSNGIINFILEIFNLLIIAAFMFSRSVPLSLVVVAGIPLFLVIAILIKPAQRRAWQDVSNKGSNLNAYLHESLDGAKITQAFTREEENAEIFDKLNKKHVKSWMKAQYTSNLVWYSVDNISTIVVGGLYIVGLFYLGPSVKIGTLIAVASYAWRFWQPILSLANLYNTFINGIAYLERIFETLDEEITIDDAVDATILPAIEGRVVFDDVTFSYDGTTNILEHLDLDIKPGESIALVGPTGAGKTTIVNLISRFYNINEGKVLIDGNDISKVTLHSLRSQMGIMLQDSFIFSGTIMENIKYGRLDATEEEVIAACKTVRAHDFIMEMEKGYETQVNERGSRLSQGQKQLIAFARTLLCNPKILVLDEATSSIDAKTEKLLQEGLQALLKGRTSFIIAHRLSTIKNCNRIMYVSNKGIIESGSHEELMEKKNHYYQLYTAQLED; encoded by the coding sequence ATGGCTAGAAATCGATTTGATATTGACGAAACACTAGAATCACCATTTAGCTTGAAGCATTTAAAACGTGCTGGAAAGTATATTAAAAAACACGCAAAGAAAATGATTTTGTCTATGATTTTATCAGGACTCTCAGCAGTTGCTGCTTTGTGTGGCCCGCTTTTAGTTGAAAAAGGAATTAACGTTGCAATCCCTCATAAGGATATGAAAATGTTGATTTTGCTTTCAATTGGATTATTGCTTAGTATTGTTATCAGTATTGCTTTTGCAATTATGCGTTCTCGCTATATGACAATTGTTGGACAAGAAATTATTTATGATATTCGTAAGGATTTGTTTGAGCATTTGCAAAAACTTCCGTTTCAATATTATGATGATCGTCCTCATGGTAAGATTTTGACAAGGGTTATTAACTACGTTAATAATGTATCAGATTTATTGTCGAATGGTATTATCAACTTCATTCTTGAAATTTTCAACTTACTTATTATTGCAGCATTCATGTTCTCAAGAAGTGTGCCGTTAAGCTTGGTTGTTGTAGCCGGAATTCCATTGTTCTTAGTTATTGCAATCTTAATCAAACCTGCACAAAGAAGAGCATGGCAAGATGTATCCAATAAAGGCTCTAACTTAAATGCTTATCTACATGAAAGCTTAGATGGAGCTAAAATTACACAAGCCTTTACTCGAGAAGAAGAAAATGCTGAGATTTTTGATAAATTAAATAAAAAGCATGTGAAGAGCTGGATGAAAGCACAGTATACATCAAACTTAGTTTGGTATTCTGTAGATAATATTTCTACAATCGTAGTTGGCGGCTTGTATATAGTAGGATTGTTTTACTTAGGCCCTAGTGTTAAAATTGGTACACTCATTGCGGTGGCTTCTTATGCATGGCGATTCTGGCAACCAATTTTATCATTAGCAAACTTATATAATACTTTTATTAACGGTATTGCTTATTTAGAGCGTATTTTTGAAACATTAGATGAAGAAATTACAATTGATGATGCAGTTGACGCAACCATTTTACCTGCAATTGAAGGAAGAGTTGTATTTGATGATGTTACTTTTTCCTATGATGGAACAACAAATATTTTAGAACACTTAGATTTAGATATCAAACCGGGTGAATCCATTGCATTGGTTGGCCCAACGGGTGCAGGAAAAACCACCATTGTAAACTTAATATCTCGTTTTTATAATATAAACGAAGGAAAAGTTTTAATTGATGGAAATGATATTTCTAAAGTAACGCTGCATTCTTTGCGTTCTCAAATGGGAATTATGCTTCAAGATAGCTTTATTTTTTCCGGAACCATTATGGAAAATATTAAATATGGTCGATTAGATGCAACTGAAGAAGAAGTAATTGCAGCTTGTAAAACAGTTCGTGCACATGACTTTATTATGGAAATGGAAAAGGGCTATGAAACACAAGTAAATGAAAGAGGATCTCGACTTTCTCAAGGTCAAAAGCAGTTAATTGCTTTTGCTAGAACCTTACTTTGTAATCCTAAAATATTAGTTTTGGATGAAGCAACGTCTTCGATTGATGCCAAAACAGAAAAGCTGTTACAAGAGGGCTTACAAGCCTTGCTGAAAGGAAGAACTTCATTTATTATTGCACATAGACTTTCTACAATCAAAAACTGTAATCGCATTATGTATGTATCTAATAAAGGAATTATTGAAAGTGGTAGTCATGAAGAGTTAATGGAAAAGAAAAACCATTATTATCAATTATATACTGCTCAGTTGGAAGATTAA
- a CDS encoding cell division protein ZapA, translating into MNKIKIVLCGKEYTIQTDESVSYVKKIAEALDSRIEDFMSQNETVSVTSASMLVSLGLMDDCMKAASDKDNLRKQVIDYLEEATKARTQIMELKKEVEALRQQNEMLQVKIATYSQKGN; encoded by the coding sequence ATGAATAAGATAAAAATCGTTTTGTGCGGAAAAGAATATACAATTCAAACAGATGAAAGTGTAAGTTATGTAAAAAAAATAGCAGAAGCACTCGATTCTAGAATTGAAGACTTTATGTCTCAAAATGAAACAGTATCTGTTACTTCTGCAAGTATGCTTGTTTCACTAGGACTGATGGATGATTGTATGAAAGCTGCTTCAGATAAAGACAACTTAAGAAAACAAGTCATTGATTACTTAGAGGAAGCAACAAAAGCAAGAACTCAAATTATGGAATTAAAAAAAGAAGTGGAAGCGTTGCGTCAACAAAATGAAATGCTGCAAGTAAAAATAGCAACGTATTCTCAAAAAGGAAATTAG